Genomic DNA from Candidatus Koribacter versatilis Ellin345:
CTTGTCTTTACCTTCGTGCTCGGCGTGGTGCTTTTTCTCGTGTTCGGCGCCTTCGCGGATCTTGGCGCGAAGCTCGTCGGGCGTCTTGACGTCGGCACCCAACTCGGAGATGAAAGCTTCATCGAGCTCAGGGAAGATCTTCTTCTTCAGTGACTTCACCGAGACGTGGTATTCGACGCTCTTACCGGCAAGGCGCTGATCGCCGTAGTCGGCGGGGTAGACGACGTCGAAGGTTTTCTCATCGCCAGCCTTGGTGCCGCGGAGGTTTTCGGTGAACTCCTGCACGGTGTTGCTGCCGCCGAGCTCAACCATGATGGAAGGAACTTCCACGGGCTTGGCTTCCGGATCGGACTTGTCGCGGCCTTCGAAGCTGATCTGCACGAAGTCGCCATCTTCGGCGGCGCGGTCTTCGATCGGATCGTAGGTAGCGCGCTGTTCCTGAAGACTCTTGATCGTGTCTTCGATCTCGGCGTCGGTAACTTCGACCGGCGGGTGCTCGACCTTGATGTTCTCGTAGCCGGTGGTTGGGATCTCGGGGAGGATCTCGAACTCAGCAGTGAACTTCAGCGGCTCGCCATCATGGAGATGGAGGTCCGTGACCTGCGGCTGCGAGACAGGCTGGAGGTTCTGCTTGCCGGTCTCCTCGCGGAAGTAATGGGGGATGAGGGTGCGGACGATCTCTTCATTAATATCCTGCGCGAAGCGGGTGCGGATGACGCTGGGCGGAACCTTGCCCTTGCGGAAGCCGGGAACGCGCGCAAGCTTGGCGTACTGCTGAACGTGCTTGTTGCGTTCGGCGTCCACAACGTCGGAGGGAATCTCGACGGTCACGCTGCGGAGGAGGGGGTTCACGGGAACTGCAACTTCAGCAGTTGCGTTTACTTCAGGATTGCTAGCTTCGGTCGTCAACGGAATGCCTTCAAAAAGTTAAGTGTGAGTGCAGATAAAAGCGACGAAAGGACGGGATTCTGAACAGAAAGCCCGGTCGCAGAACCGCAACCTTTAAGTGTATGAGAGGCGGCGATAGCGGTCAAACGAGGCGAGCCACTCGAGCTGCTCTTCGGTCTCTGGACAATTGAGGCCGCGGGCCAAACTGACTCGGTCAATCGCGTCTTCCATGGGGATGCCGGCAATCATGAGCAAACCGACGGTGGCTATGCCGGAGCGCCCGATTCCGGCGAAACAGTGGGCGACGACGCGTTCGCCGGCTTTGAGGCGGGCTTCGACTTTGGTGAGAACGTCTACGACTTTTTGCATTTCGTCGGGCCTGGGGACGGAGT
This window encodes:
- the tig gene encoding trigger factor, which encodes MTTEASNPEVNATAEVAVPVNPLLRSVTVEIPSDVVDAERNKHVQQYAKLARVPGFRKGKVPPSVIRTRFAQDINEEIVRTLIPHYFREETGKQNLQPVSQPQVTDLHLHDGEPLKFTAEFEILPEIPTTGYENIKVEHPPVEVTDAEIEDTIKSLQEQRATYDPIEDRAAEDGDFVQISFEGRDKSDPEAKPVEVPSIMVELGGSNTVQEFTENLRGTKAGDEKTFDVVYPADYGDQRLAGKSVEYHVSVKSLKKKIFPELDEAFISELGADVKTPDELRAKIREGAEHEKKHHAEHEGKDKLVDALVKLNDFPVPESMVNSQIEIRLERGLRALAQQGMRTEDMKKMDFGKLREGQREAATREVKASLLLEKIADAEKIEVSDEELDRQIAGLARQSQQSPEQVRARLTQDGSLDRIRTQIRNEKTLDLLYSRSA
- a CDS encoding protein-tyrosine phosphatase family protein → MLSPLFAIEGPWSGVLAIAPAPPPEPRLVRALERWQKIGITTILSLLTPGERPGWDNEGEICNELDINFYSLPIRDHSVPRPDEMQKVVDVLTKVEARLKAGERVVAHCFAGIGRSGIATVGLLMIAGIPMEDAIDRVSLARGLNCPETEEQLEWLASFDRYRRLSYT